One segment of Tamlana crocina DNA contains the following:
- a CDS encoding heparan-alpha-glucosaminide N-acetyltransferase domain-containing protein has protein sequence MQTNRLYFIDAVRAFAILMMLQGHFIDTLLAPIFRDNGNIAYNVWSYFRGITAPTFFTISGLVFSYLLLKAHQKGCDKPRIKKGLFRGMLLIGIGYSLRINVFSWLSGKFNPYFFAVDVLQCIGLSLIFLVLLHLVFKKHSYVFSVVLFLIGFVCFLSEPLYRNLTLENTPLFLANYMSKTNGSVFTILPWFGYSAFGAFISTVFFRHVHRFRFKAVTILTFLLAGYFLIGHSSWLLMEFYSVFDIELFKLSANYNYLFTRLGNVLMLFGVFYALEMFLKQSIIAKIGEKTLSIYVIHFILLYGSFTGYGIKWFLKQSLSATEAIVGAILFILVVCFLSFNYAKTNTFVYNLVRKFFDKLKLQWKR, from the coding sequence TTGCAGACCAACCGTTTATATTTTATCGATGCCGTGCGGGCATTTGCTATTTTGATGATGCTTCAAGGGCATTTTATCGATACCTTGCTCGCTCCTATTTTTAGAGACAACGGAAATATAGCTTATAACGTTTGGTCATATTTTCGAGGCATTACCGCCCCCACGTTTTTCACTATTTCCGGACTTGTTTTTTCCTATTTACTTTTAAAGGCTCACCAAAAGGGCTGCGACAAGCCTAGGATAAAGAAAGGACTTTTTCGTGGCATGCTTCTAATTGGTATTGGTTATAGCTTGCGCATTAATGTTTTTAGTTGGCTTAGCGGCAAGTTTAACCCTTATTTTTTTGCAGTCGATGTACTGCAGTGCATTGGCTTGTCCCTTATTTTTTTGGTATTGCTTCATTTGGTTTTTAAGAAACATAGCTATGTGTTTTCGGTGGTGTTATTTTTAATAGGCTTTGTTTGTTTTTTGTCCGAGCCACTTTACAGAAACCTAACTTTAGAAAACACGCCTCTGTTTTTAGCTAACTATATGAGCAAAACCAACGGCTCGGTATTTACCATTTTGCCTTGGTTCGGGTATTCGGCCTTTGGGGCTTTTATCTCTACTGTGTTTTTTAGGCATGTGCACCGCTTCCGATTTAAAGCCGTAACCATTCTCACCTTTCTTTTGGCAGGGTATTTTTTAATAGGCCATTCGTCTTGGCTTTTAATGGAGTTTTATAGTGTTTTTGATATTGAACTCTTCAAGCTAAGTGCCAACTACAATTACCTGTTTACCCGACTGGGCAACGTGCTTATGCTATTCGGAGTTTTTTATGCTTTAGAAATGTTTTTAAAACAATCAATAATTGCAAAAATTGGAGAAAAGACTTTGTCTATTTACGTTATCCATTTTATTTTGCTCTACGGAAGTTTTACCGGTTACGGCATCAAGTGGTTTTTAAAGCAATCCCTATCTGCAACTGAAGCTATTGTAGGGGCCATTTTATTTATACTTGTTGTATGCTTCCTTTCGTTTAATTACGCAAAAACCAATACATTTGTTTACAATTTAGTTAGAAAGTTTTTTGATAAACTGAAACTTCAATGGAAAAGGTAA
- a CDS encoding alanine/glycine:cation symporter family protein: MEKLIEAFANYAWGLHLVILLIGGGLYLLVLSRFLPFRHLGLAFDVLRGKYDDPDNPGEISHFKALSTALASTIGMGNIAGVAVAISVGGPGAMFWMWVSAIVGMATKFFTCTLAVMYRGKDSNGELQGGPMYFIVEGLGQSWKPLAVMFSVFGMVGALPVVNVNQLTQAINDIVLIPNGVEVGLRSNLILAAVLVTVTAVIILGGLKRISNAASKLVPSMVLLYFMLVILVLVSNYHSVPKYIIMIFTDAFSAEFYKGDSFFGGVLGALILLGIRRGAFSNEAGIGTAPMAHGAAKTDEPVHEGLVAMLGPVIDTLVVCTLTALAILVTGVWETTSDNGVSLTAAAFSYAMPNYGSYLLMVCVFVFSVSSLFSYSYYGTKCLSFLIGADKKHYYNYFYILSIIVAAVSPFSAMLNLIDGVFALMAIPTMLATIKLAPRVMVQIKTYFKNTV; this comes from the coding sequence ATGGAAAAACTCATCGAAGCTTTTGCCAACTATGCTTGGGGGCTGCACTTGGTTATTTTGTTGATTGGCGGTGGTTTATACTTGTTGGTTTTATCGCGGTTTTTGCCGTTTCGGCATTTGGGTCTTGCCTTCGATGTGCTTCGAGGGAAATATGATGACCCCGATAACCCGGGTGAGATTTCACATTTTAAGGCACTTTCCACGGCTTTGGCATCTACCATTGGCATGGGTAACATTGCCGGTGTGGCGGTAGCTATTTCGGTTGGTGGTCCGGGAGCCATGTTTTGGATGTGGGTGAGTGCCATTGTGGGAATGGCTACAAAATTTTTCACTTGTACTTTAGCCGTCATGTATCGAGGAAAGGATAGCAATGGCGAGCTTCAGGGCGGCCCGATGTATTTTATCGTGGAAGGGTTGGGGCAATCTTGGAAACCTTTGGCAGTTATGTTTAGTGTTTTTGGCATGGTAGGAGCGCTTCCGGTGGTAAATGTAAATCAGTTGACTCAGGCGATAAATGACATTGTATTAATTCCAAATGGGGTTGAAGTCGGGTTAAGGTCTAACCTGATTTTAGCTGCAGTTCTGGTTACAGTAACTGCGGTTATTATTTTGGGAGGTTTAAAACGAATTAGCAATGCGGCCTCAAAATTAGTACCTTCAATGGTGTTACTATATTTTATGTTGGTTATCCTTGTTTTGGTTTCAAATTACCACTCGGTTCCGAAGTATATTATAATGATTTTTACCGATGCCTTTTCAGCGGAATTTTATAAAGGCGATTCTTTTTTCGGAGGTGTTTTAGGGGCTTTAATTTTATTAGGTATTCGTCGTGGTGCTTTTTCAAACGAGGCTGGTATTGGTACGGCACCCATGGCACATGGTGCAGCAAAAACAGATGAACCCGTGCACGAAGGTTTAGTTGCTATGCTCGGGCCGGTAATCGACACTTTAGTGGTTTGCACCTTAACCGCATTGGCTATTTTAGTAACTGGTGTCTGGGAAACCACCTCTGATAATGGCGTAAGCTTAACGGCTGCGGCATTCAGTTACGCTATGCCCAATTATGGTAGTTATTTACTTATGGTTTGTGTATTTGTATTTAGTGTGTCGTCATTATTTTCGTATTCGTATTATGGTACCAAATGCTTGTCGTTTTTAATTGGAGCCGATAAAAAGCACTACTATAATTATTTTTATATTTTAAGCATTATTGTTGCAGCAGTTTCTCCGTTTAGTGCCATGCTCAATTTAATTGATGGCGTTTTTGCGCTAATGGCCATTCCCACAATGTTGGCCACTATAAAATTAGCTCCAAGAGTGATGGTACAGATCAAAACTTATTTTAAAAATACAGTTTGA
- a CDS encoding DUF4212 domain-containing protein: MTKNKAKAYWKENIRYLFILLTIWFFVSFGAGILLKDTLNEIKLGGFKLGFWFAQQGAIYVFVVLIFVYVRIMNQLDKKYGYDK; encoded by the coding sequence ATGACAAAAAACAAGGCAAAAGCCTACTGGAAAGAAAACATTAGGTATTTATTCATCCTTTTAACTATTTGGTTTTTCGTATCGTTTGGTGCGGGTATTTTATTAAAGGACACGTTAAACGAAATTAAACTCGGAGGCTTCAAATTGGGCTTTTGGTTTGCACAACAAGGCGCCATTTATGTGTTTGTAGTACTCATTTTTGTTTACGTTCGAATTATGAACCAATTAGATAAAAAGTATGGGTACGATAAGTAA
- a CDS encoding sodium:solute symporter family protein: MDVQNWTYIIVGVTFTLYIGIAIWSRAGSTKDFYVAGGGVSPLANGMATAADWMSAASFISMAGIISFAGYDGAVYLMGWTGGYVLLALLLAPYLRKFGKFTVPDFIGDRYYSNTARLVGVICALLVSFTYVAGQMRGVGLVFSRFLEVNINTGVIIGMIIVLFYAVLGGMKGITYTQVAQYCVLIFAFMVPAIFISIQMTGNPIPQLGFGSTLADGSGTYLLDKLDGLSTELGFAEYTEGSKATIDVFAITLALMVGTAGLPHVIVRFFTVKRVKDARKSAGLALLLIAILYTTAPAVSVFARTNMIETVSNKPYSNMPEWFKKWETTGLIAFTDKNNDGNIQYVADESKNELLVDNDIMVLANPEIAKLPNWIIALVAAGALAAALSTAAGLLLVISSSVSHDLIKKMINPNISEKGELIAARLSAVIAVCVAGYFGINPPGFVAATVALAFGLAAASFFPAIILGIFYKKMNKEGAIAGMVVGITTMLLYMIKYRLGWFDDAVPDKSEWWFGISPEGFGTVAMVLNFIVSIIIMKFTPNPPEEVQDIVENIRIPSGAGAATH; the protein is encoded by the coding sequence ATCGATGTGCAGAATTGGACCTACATCATCGTTGGAGTTACATTTACACTATATATTGGCATCGCCATTTGGTCTAGAGCAGGTTCTACAAAAGATTTTTACGTTGCTGGTGGTGGGGTATCGCCGCTTGCAAATGGCATGGCTACGGCCGCCGATTGGATGAGTGCGGCATCCTTTATTTCTATGGCTGGAATCATCTCTTTTGCCGGTTATGATGGTGCCGTGTATTTAATGGGATGGACAGGCGGTTATGTGTTGCTAGCACTATTATTGGCACCGTATCTACGTAAATTCGGAAAGTTTACCGTTCCCGATTTTATTGGCGACCGTTACTATTCCAACACTGCCCGATTGGTGGGCGTTATTTGTGCACTGCTGGTGTCGTTCACCTATGTCGCTGGACAAATGCGGGGTGTGGGACTGGTGTTTTCGCGCTTTCTGGAAGTGAATATTAATACCGGAGTGATTATCGGGATGATTATCGTTCTTTTTTATGCCGTACTTGGTGGGATGAAAGGTATCACTTATACGCAAGTAGCGCAGTATTGCGTGCTTATTTTTGCGTTTATGGTGCCCGCTATTTTTATTTCGATTCAAATGACGGGCAATCCTATCCCACAGTTAGGCTTCGGTAGTACTTTGGCCGATGGTTCAGGCACCTATTTATTGGATAAATTAGATGGACTCAGTACCGAACTCGGCTTTGCGGAATATACCGAAGGCTCAAAAGCTACAATTGATGTATTTGCCATTACCTTGGCACTTATGGTAGGTACAGCAGGATTACCACATGTTATTGTTCGTTTTTTCACAGTAAAACGAGTTAAGGATGCCCGAAAATCAGCCGGATTGGCATTGTTGCTCATAGCTATTTTATACACTACAGCACCAGCGGTTTCGGTTTTTGCTAGAACAAACATGATTGAAACGGTGTCGAACAAACCGTATAGTAATATGCCAGAATGGTTTAAAAAATGGGAAACCACAGGGCTTATTGCGTTTACAGATAAAAATAACGATGGAAATATTCAATATGTAGCCGACGAAAGTAAAAATGAATTGTTAGTGGATAACGATATTATGGTGTTAGCAAACCCCGAAATAGCGAAACTACCCAACTGGATTATTGCTTTGGTAGCTGCAGGTGCACTGGCCGCGGCTTTATCAACGGCTGCGGGACTGTTATTGGTTATTTCATCTTCCGTGTCGCACGATTTGATTAAAAAAATGATTAATCCCAATATTTCTGAAAAAGGGGAATTAATTGCGGCACGTTTGTCGGCAGTAATTGCCGTTTGCGTTGCGGGCTATTTTGGAATTAATCCGCCTGGGTTTGTCGCAGCGACCGTAGCTTTGGCATTTGGGCTGGCTGCAGCATCGTTTTTCCCAGCTATCATTTTGGGGATTTTCTACAAAAAAATGAACAAAGAAGGCGCCATTGCAGGAATGGTTGTTGGCATAACTACCATGTTGCTTTACATGATAAAATACCGTTTGGGGTGGTTTGATGATGCGGTACCCGATAAGAGTGAATGGTGGTTTGGCATTTCACCCGAAGGCTTTGGTACGGTAGCTATGGTACTCAATTTTATAGTATCTATAATTATTATGAAATTTACGCCTAACCCACCTGAAGAAGTGCAGGATATTGTTGAAAATATAAGAATTCCCAGTGGAGCGGGAGCAGCGACCCATTAA
- the acs gene encoding acetate--CoA ligase, translating into MSNYHIKHLEEYYQVYRKSIREPENFWEEVAEEHFMWRKKWDNVLSWDFSKPEIKWFEGAQLNITENCIDRHLATRGDKTAILFEPNNPEEASEHITYSELHKRVNKFANILKQQGIKKGDRVCIYVPMIPELAISVLACARIGAIHSVVFAGFSSTALATRINDSDCKMVITADGSYRGAKTIDLKGIVDEALKGCPEVKTVLVAKRINSEISMKAGRDQWLQPLLDEASDDCKAEVMDAEDPLFILYTSGSTGKPKGMVHTTAGYMVYTAYTFKNVFQYRENDVYWCTADIGWITGHSYIVYGPLANGATTVMFEGVPSYPDFGRFWQIVEKHKINQFYTAPTAIRALAKQGVELVEKYDLSSLKVLGSVGEPINEEAWHWYNDVIGKNKSPIVDSWWQTETGGIMITPIPYVTPTKPTYATLPFIGIQPALLDESGKELKGNQVEGRLCIKFPWPSIARTIWGNHERYKETYFSAYENNYFTGDGAMRDEVGYYRITGRVDDVIIVSGHNLGTAPIEDAINEHPAVAESAIVGFPHDIKGSALYGYITLTNPGESRDHNNLRKEINQLISDRIGPIAKLDKIQFTQGLPKTRSGKIMRRILRKIASKDTSNLGDTSTLLNPEVVQDIMDNAL; encoded by the coding sequence ATGAGTAATTATCACATTAAACACTTAGAAGAATATTACCAAGTTTATAGAAAATCAATACGTGAACCCGAAAATTTTTGGGAAGAAGTCGCTGAAGAGCACTTTATGTGGCGCAAAAAATGGGACAATGTATTAAGTTGGGATTTCAGCAAACCCGAAATCAAATGGTTTGAGGGTGCTCAACTGAATATTACCGAAAACTGCATCGATAGGCATTTGGCCACGCGAGGAGACAAAACTGCTATTTTGTTTGAACCTAACAATCCGGAGGAAGCATCAGAACATATTACATATAGTGAATTGCATAAACGTGTAAATAAGTTTGCCAATATATTGAAACAGCAGGGCATCAAAAAAGGCGACCGTGTTTGTATTTATGTACCTATGATTCCGGAGTTGGCTATTTCCGTGCTGGCTTGTGCCAGAATTGGTGCTATTCATTCGGTAGTTTTTGCCGGATTTTCATCTACCGCATTGGCCACCCGAATCAATGATTCCGATTGTAAAATGGTTATTACAGCCGATGGTTCGTACCGCGGCGCCAAAACCATTGACCTTAAAGGGATAGTAGACGAGGCCTTGAAGGGGTGCCCCGAGGTAAAAACCGTTTTGGTGGCTAAGCGCATTAACTCAGAAATTTCAATGAAAGCAGGTCGCGACCAATGGCTGCAACCGCTTTTGGATGAAGCTTCAGACGATTGTAAAGCTGAGGTAATGGATGCCGAAGATCCGCTTTTCATTCTTTATACTTCCGGTTCTACCGGAAAGCCCAAAGGGATGGTGCACACCACAGCCGGTTATATGGTTTATACGGCTTACACCTTTAAAAATGTGTTCCAATACAGGGAAAACGACGTGTATTGGTGCACGGCCGATATTGGGTGGATTACTGGGCACAGCTATATTGTTTATGGTCCGTTGGCCAATGGGGCTACTACCGTAATGTTTGAAGGCGTGCCGAGCTATCCTGATTTCGGGCGCTTTTGGCAAATCGTAGAAAAGCATAAAATCAATCAGTTTTACACCGCTCCAACAGCCATTCGTGCCTTGGCTAAACAAGGTGTCGAGTTGGTTGAAAAATACGATTTATCGTCATTAAAAGTGTTGGGCAGTGTAGGTGAACCTATCAATGAGGAGGCTTGGCACTGGTATAACGATGTGATTGGTAAAAACAAAAGCCCTATTGTAGATTCGTGGTGGCAAACCGAAACCGGAGGGATTATGATTACGCCAATTCCTTATGTTACACCTACAAAACCCACCTATGCCACCTTGCCATTTATTGGCATTCAACCTGCGTTATTGGATGAAAGTGGCAAAGAGTTAAAGGGCAACCAAGTGGAAGGGCGTTTATGTATTAAATTCCCGTGGCCCTCTATTGCACGTACCATTTGGGGCAACCACGAACGTTATAAAGAAACCTATTTTTCGGCTTACGAAAACAATTATTTCACAGGAGATGGTGCCATGCGTGATGAGGTGGGGTACTATCGTATTACGGGTAGGGTAGATGATGTGATTATAGTGTCCGGACACAACTTAGGAACAGCACCTATTGAAGATGCCATTAACGAGCATCCAGCAGTAGCCGAATCGGCCATTGTAGGCTTCCCGCACGATATCAAGGGCAGTGCGCTTTACGGATACATTACGCTCACCAATCCAGGGGAATCGCGAGACCATAATAACCTGCGTAAAGAAATTAATCAGTTAATTTCAGACCGTATTGGGCCTATTGCCAAGCTCGATAAAATACAGTTTACGCAAGGCTTGCCAAAAACGCGTTCGGGTAAAATTATGCGACGCATTTTACGTAAAATAGCCAGTAAAGACACCAGTAATTTGGGCGATACCAGTACGCTATTGAATCCGGAAGTGGTTCAGGATATTATGGATAATGCTTTGTAA
- a CDS encoding 3'-5' exonuclease: MAWNWFFKKKKEYPDFWLDYLAHFKKKKKGDIENTRFVAFDTETTGFDKIEDRVLSIGAVAIIGKTIPVNDTLEVYLKQDVFKAETVKIHGIIRNGSEEKISELEGIKLFLDYIKDAVLIAHHASFDRDMMNNMLLRHGLGKLKNNFIDTGVLYKKSLHVIYKDNTKPYTLDYLCSELNVQPIDRHTATGDALITALVFLKILARLDKRKHLNWGYLLNR; the protein is encoded by the coding sequence ATGGCATGGAATTGGTTTTTTAAAAAGAAAAAGGAGTATCCCGATTTTTGGTTGGATTATTTAGCCCACTTTAAGAAAAAGAAGAAAGGCGACATCGAGAACACCCGGTTTGTAGCTTTTGATACAGAAACGACAGGATTCGATAAAATAGAAGATCGGGTATTATCGATTGGTGCAGTGGCCATCATTGGAAAAACCATTCCGGTGAACGACACTTTAGAAGTATATTTAAAACAAGATGTTTTTAAAGCCGAAACCGTAAAAATACACGGTATTATACGCAACGGTTCCGAAGAAAAAATATCAGAACTCGAAGGGATAAAGCTATTTTTGGACTATATAAAAGATGCCGTTTTAATTGCCCATCATGCCAGTTTTGACCGGGATATGATGAATAACATGTTGTTAAGGCATGGCCTAGGAAAACTAAAAAACAATTTTATTGATACTGGTGTTCTTTACAAAAAGTCGTTACATGTAATCTATAAAGACAACACCAAACCCTATACATTAGATTATTTATGCAGCGAACTGAACGTTCAACCTATAGATAGGCACACCGCCACTGGCGATGCGCTTATCACGGCTTTGGTATTTTTAAAAATATTGGCTCGTTTAGATAAAAGAAAACATCTTAATTGGGGTTATTTGTTGAATAGATAA
- a CDS encoding DUF294 nucleotidyltransferase-like domain-containing protein, which produces MNNSIAYRVYDFLKNFPPFNHLKADDLLKISTEVSIVYLEKGDTIFKKGDPFNNVFYIVRNGAVTLIHTTNENEQVVVNISDGGDLFGLRPLIAQESYKLTAKANEESIVYAIPINIFRRVSADNTNVYKFLITAFATNTFDPYTAEENSKIFVDYLPNTSKDIEYFQTANYTKNPITCHHHSTLKEAAIKMKNHKIGCIIVVDDNDKPVGIITNSDIKNKIATGIFPIDTNVGNIMSTPVITCKRDLTVAEGQLKMVQYNIGHLCITKDGTENSKLIGVLTHHDVLATLGNTPSVILKEIKRAKRTKKLRAARLKANHLLKSYLEQNMPIGHITKIIAQINDAVTVRAVEIALKKMPKKPPVKFSWIALGSQGRKEQLLFTDQDNAIIFEDVPEEKHQETQDYFVELGKLVSKSLNKIGFEYCEAGMMASNPDWCKTITDWKAQFGDWILNTDDKAILLSSIFFDFSHVYGKKSLVNELSDSIYETLEKTSMFFKFLGRDALKNPPPLGFFKQFAVEKDNQQKDLFNIKNRAIMPLVDAARLLILQNKIKGVNNTAERFEKLADIDYNNKELYQSCAYAFKALSKFKTKQGFLHNNTGKFIEIETLTKEEQLKLRRCFKPIHDIQEVLKVRFDLKNFV; this is translated from the coding sequence ATGAATAATTCCATTGCTTATCGCGTTTACGATTTTTTAAAAAACTTCCCGCCTTTCAACCATTTAAAAGCCGACGATTTACTGAAAATTTCAACGGAAGTTTCCATCGTTTATTTGGAAAAAGGTGACACTATTTTTAAAAAGGGCGACCCGTTCAATAATGTGTTTTATATAGTAAGAAATGGAGCGGTAACCTTAATCCACACCACCAACGAAAATGAACAGGTTGTGGTAAATATTAGTGATGGTGGCGACCTTTTTGGGCTTCGTCCGCTCATTGCACAAGAGTCGTATAAATTAACGGCCAAAGCCAACGAAGAATCCATTGTTTATGCAATTCCTATTAATATTTTTCGTCGGGTAAGTGCGGACAATACGAATGTTTATAAATTCTTGATTACGGCTTTCGCCACGAATACCTTCGACCCCTATACGGCTGAAGAAAACAGTAAAATTTTCGTGGATTATTTGCCCAATACCTCAAAAGACATTGAGTATTTTCAAACAGCAAATTATACCAAGAATCCCATAACCTGTCATCACCATTCCACTTTAAAAGAGGCCGCCATAAAAATGAAAAATCATAAAATTGGTTGCATTATTGTGGTTGACGACAATGATAAACCCGTAGGAATCATTACCAATAGCGACATTAAAAACAAAATTGCCACGGGCATTTTTCCCATCGACACCAATGTAGGAAATATTATGAGTACGCCTGTAATCACTTGTAAAAGAGATTTAACCGTTGCCGAAGGCCAATTAAAAATGGTTCAGTATAACATTGGGCATTTGTGCATCACTAAAGACGGCACCGAAAACTCCAAACTCATTGGGGTGCTCACCCATCATGATGTTTTGGCCACTTTGGGAAACACGCCATCCGTTATTTTAAAGGAAATAAAACGAGCCAAACGCACCAAAAAACTCAGGGCGGCAAGGCTTAAGGCCAATCATTTATTAAAAAGTTATTTGGAGCAAAATATGCCCATTGGCCATATTACAAAAATTATTGCCCAAATTAACGACGCCGTTACCGTTCGTGCGGTTGAAATTGCACTAAAGAAAATGCCTAAAAAGCCACCAGTAAAATTCTCTTGGATTGCATTGGGCAGCCAAGGGAGAAAAGAACAATTATTGTTTACTGATCAAGATAATGCCATTATTTTTGAGGACGTTCCTGAGGAAAAACACCAAGAAACGCAAGATTATTTTGTGGAACTTGGGAAACTGGTTAGCAAGTCGTTAAACAAAATAGGCTTTGAATATTGCGAAGCCGGTATGATGGCCAGCAACCCCGACTGGTGCAAAACCATCACCGATTGGAAAGCCCAATTTGGCGATTGGATTTTGAATACCGACGACAAAGCCATATTGCTGTCTTCCATCTTTTTCGATTTTAGTCATGTTTATGGGAAAAAAAGTTTGGTAAACGAACTATCTGATTCCATTTATGAAACCCTCGAAAAAACCTCGATGTTTTTTAAATTTTTGGGCCGCGATGCCTTGAAAAATCCACCGCCATTAGGTTTTTTCAAGCAATTTGCCGTTGAAAAAGACAACCAACAAAAAGATCTTTTCAATATTAAAAACCGTGCTATTATGCCGTTGGTGGATGCGGCCCGACTGCTCATTTTACAAAATAAAATAAAAGGGGTCAACAACACGGCCGAGCGTTTTGAAAAACTAGCCGACATTGATTATAACAACAAAGAACTTTATCAATCTTGTGCATACGCATTTAAAGCCTTATCGAAATTTAAAACCAAGCAGGGCTTTTTGCACAACAATACGGGCAAATTCATTGAAATAGAAACCCTCACCAAAGAAGAGCAATTGAAACTGAGACGCTGTTTTAAGCCCATCCATGATATTCAGGAAGTGCTTAAAGTCCGTTTCGATTTAAAAAATTTTGTATAA
- a CDS encoding fumarylacetoacetate hydrolase family protein produces MKILAIGKNYVSNPDEISANKTGNQIIFSKPESSLVKNNDNVAYPSFTKQLNYEAELVVKIGKKGKDISLDNAASFISEIGIGIDFTAKDIFNASRENKGPWDLGKGFDGGAPISSFKPVSNFPKLDDINFNLVINGEEKQVGNTCLMIYNFSDIIAFTSKFMTLEPGDLIFTGTPASGTGEIHKGDHIQASIEGDLLLDFKMV; encoded by the coding sequence ATGAAAATACTTGCTATTGGCAAAAACTATGTTTCTAATCCTGATGAAATCAGTGCCAACAAAACCGGAAACCAGATTATATTTTCTAAACCGGAATCAAGCCTTGTAAAGAACAACGATAATGTAGCCTACCCGAGTTTTACTAAACAATTGAATTATGAAGCGGAATTGGTGGTTAAAATTGGTAAAAAAGGAAAAGATATTAGTTTGGATAATGCCGCTTCTTTTATTTCGGAAATTGGTATCGGCATTGATTTTACGGCAAAAGATATTTTTAATGCCAGTAGAGAAAATAAAGGCCCATGGGATTTAGGAAAAGGATTTGATGGCGGAGCTCCGATTTCAAGTTTTAAACCGGTTTCCAACTTTCCAAAACTAGACGACATCAACTTTAATTTGGTTATAAACGGTGAAGAAAAACAAGTTGGAAACACCTGTTTGATGATTTACAATTTTAGCGATATTATTGCATTCACTTCAAAATTCATGACTTTAGAGCCAGGCGACCTTATTTTTACAGGTACGCCAGCCTCTGGAACGGGAGAAATCCATAAAGGCGACCACATACAAGCCTCCATTGAAGGCGATCTGCTTTTAGATTTTAAAATGGTTTAA